The Salvelinus alpinus chromosome 30, SLU_Salpinus.1, whole genome shotgun sequence genomic interval AATCTTCAGGCAGAGCTGCAACAGCAACTCCCTATTCTTCTGCGACTAGGAGAGGAGTACTTCATTCGGTTTGACAACTCCAATCAAAATTCGCCCCAGTCCTCATTGTCGAATACATCTCCTGGAGCTGCTGCGCGGTCAACAACGGTCAACAGGGCTTTACTTCAGTTTACGCAGCGTCTTCTGCAAGGTAAAGTCGGTAACAGCAATCGGTTTCTGAACAGCTACGCTAACCAGATGGATGATTCcatggagagaggaaagaggacctGGCCGGGCGAAGAGCCACCGATCTCATTGGACCTGACGTTCCATCTGCTGAGGGAAGTTCTAGAAATGGCTCGAGACGAGCAATTAGTTCAGCAGGCATATAGTAACCGGAAAATGATGGACATATTCGGGAAATGAAAGTGTTAGAAATACATTTACCAAATAAGTTGTGTACATCTTACATAAACTGTACGTTACTATTCCATTTTTGTTTTACTCTTGAATTGGTTAACTTTCGTTCTTTCAgttattattttttattgattTGTAAAATCGAGTTGTAATTCGCTTTGTAGTTATTACATTGTGTGATGAGAAATAGGCAAGGCCAGTTGAAATGGTGAACACAAATATCCTTTAATGTTCTTAACTTGTATTCAAGCATAACGTATTTTGTATATATTGTCCAAACATTCATCTTCTCTCTCTGGAATTCCCTCTCATTGTACAACTGCTTCAAGTTTGATAATAAAATAGACCTATCATATGACTATCAGCAACCAATCATATTTGTTGTGCAAGAGAATGTCTGATATTTAtatttgtaataaaaaaaaatccaaagTTATATTCATTGCTTCATTGCTGTGTAGACTAAATTGAGTGTCTTGATACATTGAGACGTTTTTCTGACTCACGCGTAAATCTATTGCCAAAAGGTGTGCCAAATTACGCACGGCTTTCTCAAGCCAGAAATCTGCCCAATAACATTTGTTTTTACGGTAGTATAGAAATGCTAGAGAGGATTTACAGATAAATTACAGTTATATAACGGTAACATAGTAATTATTTAAACCGTGCCTGCAGCGGGATGCTGACTCAACCAAAACAATACCTAGTATTGCAACAATGTCATAGTCTTGAGGTAAAATTAACAGCTACTTCTGGTTGTTCAGCCAAGAAAAGGAGAAGACGTGTTTGGTTCCATCTTTGTCATCTGTGTTTTGCTGACTTGATGCCGTATCAGAAGTCATCTGTGAAAAACAAAGAGCAAAAACATTAGAGGTCCCCTCAAACTATTGCAAAGCTACTCGTTGTATAAATTGTTCAGAATTGGGTTTGTAAATGGGATCAAATTAAAACTCGCAATGCATACTGAATAAGTCAAGTATAATTTAGAGAGAATATAAAGAAATATTTATGTTATCTGTAGCATGTCCTTAAGGTCCATGCAAAATTAGAAGTCAAATGAAGGAGGAATTCTGACATGCCTCAACAGAAAATATTGTTGCTTACATATTCCAAAGCACTAATTTAACACAAGGAAATCAAATATTTTGTAGAGTCTAAAGAGCTTCTTTGAGATACCAAATACAAAATAACTCTAACATAAAAAGAAATGTATACCATATTTATCTCACCACACTAATAaccacctgctcacacccacaATATGTCCTGTATCAATCAATATGATGTCCTGAATTACCATATCCACATCCATACAATAACCTCAGAGTATACAAGATCAGTCAGCAATTTGACCTGAAAATCTACTAAATTGAAACTTCTCATGTTTTCAATTTAAAGCGGGTAACCTTTTAAGTGTGATAGACTGAGTGCTTAAGTATTAGTCAGTGCACAAATGAAGAAATAAACATATCCTAATGGTAGACTTTATCAGACTCCAAAGCTGATGCAGTAAAATAGACAAAGCCACAACTGTGACACAGAAAGCCACTTCCTGTGAGGAAACAAAACAACCAAGCTTTATTTCTTCAGGATTATAAGAGTTTTTGTAAGCAAGATGATTTTAGGTTATGCAAGTGATGATTTTAGGTTATgcacatgccacacacacacacacacacacacacacacacacacacacacacacacacacacacacacacacacacacacacacacacacacacacacacacacacacacacacacacacacacacacacacacacacacacacacgaagaccCTTTCTGGTAAACGCCTCTGTGAATCTGTAGGCCAttcatttttttccctctggaaTGAATACAAACTGTTCCAGGTGGTTTTTCCCTTTTCAATTGAATCCACATGATTATGTTGGTGTAAACTCTATGCTCATTCAAATTAGCACTCCACATGCAAATGAAACTCAATGGTGATGACATGTAACAGAGTGGTTGATAATTATCCCTATGAAAACAGCAGCGTCCCCCTCCCTGCTTCACCCCTAACACACGCAGGGCTACGGCAACCAGAGAGCAGGCAGGTGTCTCATCATTAAAGCCTCCTGCTGAGGTGAAAGCCACTGCcgtaacacaggccaggtcccATGCAGGCCCACTCTGAGTTGAGCAGAGCACAGCTGCTTTAAACAATGACTGAACTATTCTGATACAGATTGGATATTGACTGGTTTCAATAACCACATACAGAGGGCGGGAGATAAAAGCCAAGCAATAATAATTTTCATTTTATACTTAAAAATATCCATATGGTTTGTGAACTCAAATGTGACCTTGACTGTCACTGCACTAGACAGCTGCTGGGATGGAGTTAGCCAGGGATCATGAGTTATTATTCTATCATGTATTATAGACATTTTCAGTCAATTTCACGGCTAGGCTGTAGTGTATCATAGACGCTCCTCTCACCTGTGTCGGTGGCTCCGCTGATGGGAAGTTAACCAGATTTGTGTTTGGGAACTGAACAGGGGTTGTGGTTGGGGTTGGGAAGTGGACTGGGCTGGCCTGTGCGGTGGCAGTTGGTGTTGGGGTTAGGGATGGGAATTGTACTGGGGTTGTGGCACGGGCGGGGCCCTGTGGGTTGGCCAGGGTAGCCATGACACCTAGGGTCTCAATAGGTCTCTGAGGAAGGGGTGGGGGTGCTATCTGCTGCTGGGGCTGTGGAGGGTTGGCCTTAACGACAGAGGGTCCTGCAGCAGAGGGGGAGACATCTGTACGGGTCGCCCCTGTCATCCGCCTCAATTCTACTTCCTCTTCTCCATCTTCAAATTCTTCATCTTCTTCAACATCTGAACAACAACCAAGAATTCAAAATACGAAAATAGTAAATTGTTTAATTTTACTTCAGTTTTACATTGATCTTGAAATTGTTATTTGCATAGTTTCTTTTGTGGGACTGGAAGAAGTGATTTTGGACATTGTGAAAGAACATTGAAATGCCAACGTCACACTCAATACTCAATACTCCCCACCTTTCACAAAGTCTATAGTGAGCAGTACCCTCCTCTCCCGCTCAAAGTTAGCTGTGTAGTGATCCATGTTGTCATAGCCACGCTCcactttgtccaggtgggagatgtTAGTGCCTGCAATGAGGCTGGTAGACCGAGAGAGAGATCACAGTTACACTGTAGTTTCTGAGGACCAGAACTATAGTCTGAAACTGGAAAAAAGGGTATGTGTACTCACTTTTGTAGAAGAGGCTTTGCAGTCTGTGGGAGCAAAGATGAGAAAGGAATTACTTCTCAGAAAACTCTGATGTAGACATTGCACAACATGTCTTCTGAGAAAACATCTCGGAAGACATTGCGCAACATGTTTGTAATAACATGTTACACTTTTTATTCTAACATGGTACATAACCAATTATGATATTGATTTATCACTGACACATGGCTATTTTGTGTGGTAGTAATTTGTCCTTTCTGGACAAAAAGTATGTTTTTCATCACCTGCAGGAAAGTAGCCATCTCTGACTCCTCCATTGTCTGTATCCCTGTCTCCACGATCTTTGCCATGTTCTCCAGGTGCTCTCTATACTTCCTCATGAGGCCGTTTATATAGTCCAGTTTCTCCTGTTGCTCTGCGTTGATCTTCAGGGTCATGTCTCCTTTCCGCTCCTCCAGGACGGCATAAAGGTGATCGAAACTTTCACACACTTTGGATTTCTGCCTCCTGCCATTCTCCTGTTAGACAGCCATGATTGTACTGTAAGGTTAAACTGACAAATAACTGGGTCATATGGATATTGTCAGTAGCAAAAATGAGAGCGCATAAAAATTAAGCATACCATTTTTTACCATCAATATTGTTGAAGTTTTATACAATGTGAAAATACTGTTATAGACGAAACATAAGAAAGGACAAAAGGTTGAAGGCTTTACCTCAACGGTCTTACAGGTCTCATCCAGTTGACTCATGACGCCTTGAATCCTGTCGTTGTTTCCCACTAGCATGGCTATACAGTCAGTCAACTcagtctggaacacacacacacacacacacacacacacacacacacacacacacacacacacacacacacacacacacacacacacacacacacacacacacacacacacacacacacacacacacacacacacacacacacacacacacacacacacacacacacacacacacacacacacacacacacacacacacacacacacacacacacacacagaggtccagcataactttttttttaaatgacattttaTGCACCAACTCTGATACTCTGTTCATTAGAAAAAAGGGGAAGTTTGACTTCAATTTGATATACCTGTAAAGCATCATTATGAAAAAGGAAATAAACAgatataaatgtaaaataaacaaGTTAACCTTTTGCTTATTGAATATAGTGTTGAGTGGGGCCACATCACAGTCTTTGTGGGCTCCGAACACCTTGCAGAGAGAGCAGGTGGGCACGCCACACGTCACACAGTAGATGTTGATCTTCTCACCCTCATGCTCCTCACACATGGGCTGGTCACACTTGGCAGGCTCAGGCTCAGGcttgctgctacagaacaggtgACAGTTATACTTTGGGGATCCTGTTTACACCACACATTGGACAAAGACTTCCTGGTGACCTTTTTAAAAAATCGAGTTACCAGTGAGAGTTTGTGAGcgaggaagctatactgttaatCGAGCACAGTAATGTCGGTCACACTGGCAAGTCACAAAAACATCTTTGTGTCCACAGTGCCTAAAATGTTCAAGCCATAATATTATAACATCAAAGTAAGTGAACAAATGTAGTACAGACAAACATACTTTCTCCTCATGGAATGTTAGCATTTCAGAATAGCCATAATTTATGTCTATTTGGCAACCAAGAGTATGCTAACATTTTGAATAACTGTTTTTAATAGTCCACTTGCGTAACGTAGGCCTAATCCACAGTTGCTTGATGAGCCTATCACACCACTGTGGCTAAAACGCATTCTGCACTTGGCTCCCAGATTCAAGCAAAAGGTCCATGTGAAAATTGTATTTGTCTTGTCCCGGTAATCTACTCAAGAACTTTAAATTGATTGTGCAAAAATGATATGCTAAAAAGGCAGGGGCAGATGGCGTCTTTTCAGAGATCTACTGTTTTGGTTTATTAGGATGTAGTTAAGTGAATTTACATGTAGCTGTTGCAGATAATCTACTATGGATAGTTAATGACAGAAGTTGTATTTTAAAAACATTGGGTTTTCCTACGTCAACTATTTTTTGTCAACTACTTGTGTACTGTCTATCTCTCCTAAAAGCAGACTAAATACTATATTGATGTCTAGAGAATGTAGTGCGGCTCAAATTGGAATAAAAATAGAACTCTGCTGCCTCACTGGCCTACATTATAAAAACAAAATCTAACTAACGGGCAATATGTCCAGCCACCCATGAGTAAAACCCAATTTCACAAtgaaaaaaacaaatatatattctCCTTCAATTTTCCATTTCTCATCAGTAGTTTTCCGATTCATTCTATATGTTGTTCAGGATAGTATGTAGTCTTCTTGATGTCCAGATTTGTTGGTGTGAGGGTTTGCTGTTTGTCTAATTGGCCAGATATACATGGGACTGCTGCTGCGTGCCTCGGACTAAATTGTCTGCCAATCTTTTTAAATAGGCCTGTAGTGTCTCACCTTGAGGACTCCTgtttgtatatatcaatgatattCTGTATGTCTCAGACCAATTGTCTTAGACCTGCTGTCTTCTTTTAGGCATTTATTGTCTCACCTTGAGGACTCCTGTTCTTGTTTGTACATGTCAATGATATTCTCCACCAGCAGGTTCCTCTGCAGGCCATAGACTCCATGTCTGTCCAGGACCACCTCATGTCGGCAGGACGGGCAGCGGAAACGTCCCCCTGAAGATACCGTGGTTCCTCTGGTCGATAGATAAGGGTTTGAGGCCTACACAGGACATCAGTGTATCAATGGCGTTAGATAAAGCCAGTGGAAATGTTTAAATATAGGCCTACCGTTGTCTAATATTGGTTAGTAGTATTTGCGTTGTTTACTGGTTAAAATGTGTGTTAGTTGATTCTGGAATGGCATGGGTAAAGAGGAAACACGTTGTTTCTTTTCAGCATTATGGAATAAGTGGTAATTGAATACTGACAATTAAAGGATGAGCAATACCTTCACTACAATGTCAGAATTCTGTACATGTAATGTATATGAATGGATAAACCTTTAAGAGACAGCagtaaaggttaaaggttaaaagTTCAGCTGTAAAATAACCAACCTACCTGGAAAATATCTTGGGCACATTTTCGACAAAGGTTGTGTTGACAAGGGAGAATCACCACCGGTTTGGTAAACATCTCCAAACAGATGGGGCAAATTAGCTGTTTCTCcaagctgtccatggtgctgtctTGCTTTGTGGAATGTGGATACCCCAGAGATATATTCATTGCACAGTGGAAAAACAAAACCACTACTGCTGTCTTTAGGGATACCAACAAACAGTCCCCCAACGGTCCCTCAATCCATAAAGAACTGACTTGGCAAAGATTAAAGATGTCTACTCCTTTAGAACAATGCAGAGTCACTGGGCCTGCTTAGGCGCTCGTTGCTGTCCTCAAAGTTCCTTCGACCGGGTCGCATTGCTCCCTAGCTGGCAATCCACTGAGTGTCACAGGCTGTTTTTAGAAACCCCCACGTCAAGGGTTGCCATGCTTACTTGCCCATATATGAAAATGTCACGAGAAGGGTTAGGGGGTCCAGCTGTTACCACCTCTGAAACAGGAAGGGGTAAGCCCATACCTCTATCAAACAGAGTGGgctgaagttgcccctagacagtgatcttgggtcagttttgcatttcccccactaatagttaaggttaggattgggggaggggaagctgatcctagatctgtacctagactTCCCCCCGGACAGAGCCTTTCAAACAAACTCACGATGGCAAGTCACTGCTCTGACTCTTGAACAATAGTGGGCTATAACTCCGTTTAGTTTAGAGTTGTTAATCAATAAACAATAATTGCCCTATAATGCAATAATGCTTTTGTAGAAAACATTCAAGTTGGCCTACATCTGTGAAATGATTGCGATCAATGTCAAAAGACGCCAGTCCATATCCCAATGACAAACATAATCTATTGCGAAACATTGGTCACCTAATTTCAAAAGCAAATACCAGTATGTGACCTTGAATACATTACGCTATGCTGATACTGTAAGCAATGCCCAGACACACATTGATTCTGAACCTGTCATCAGCCTACAGCATTAAAACAAATATACCCTATATATATACACTCATACCAATAAATCAGATACCATTTCATGTTGACTGTATAGACAGATCAAATCATACATTTATTTTCAACAAAATACTTTTGTTCTATTTTTATACATACACATACTCTAATATTTACACAC includes:
- the LOC139560052 gene encoding corticoliberin-like; protein product: MKLNVFVSAVALLGAFQPRYECRAIETPGALDSFHNLQAELQQQLPILLRLGEEYFIRFDNSNQNSPQSSLSNTSPGAAARSTTVNRALLQFTQRLLQGKVGNSNRFLNSYANQMDDSMERGKRTWPGEEPPISLDLTFHLLREVLEMARDEQLVQQAYSNRKMMDIFGK
- the LOC139560051 gene encoding E3 ubiquitin-protein ligase TRIM63-like isoform X2, translated to MNISLGYPHSTKQDSTMDSLEKQLICPICLEMFTKPVVILPCQHNLCRKCAQDIFQASNPYLSTRGTTVSSGGRFRCPSCRHEVVLDRHGVYGLQRNLLVENIIDMYKQEQESSSSKPEPEPAKCDQPMCEEHEGEKINIYCVTCGVPTCSLCKVFGAHKDCDVAPLNTIFNKQKTELTDCIAMLVGNNDRIQGVMSQLDETCKTVEENGRRQKSKVCESFDHLYAVLEERKGDMTLKINAEQQEKLDYINGLMRKYREHLENMAKIVETGIQTMEESEMATFLQTAKPLLQNLIAGTNISHLDKVERGYDNMDHYTANFERERRVLLTIDFVKDVEEDEEFEDGEEEVELRRMTGATRTDVSPSAAGPSVVKANPPQPQQQIAPPPLPQRPIETLGVMATLANPQGPARATTPVQFPSLTPTPTATAQASPVHFPTPTTTPVQFPNTNLVNFPSAEPPTQMTSDTASSQQNTDDKDGTKHVFSFSWLNNQK
- the LOC139560051 gene encoding E3 ubiquitin-protein ligase TRIM63-like isoform X1, producing MNISLGYPHSTKQDSTMDSLEKQLICPICLEMFTKPVVILPCQHNLCRKCAQDIFQASNPYLSTRGTTVSSGGRFRCPSCRHEVVLDRHGVYGLQRNLLVENIIDMYKQEQESSSKPEPEPAKCDQPMCEEHEGEKINIYCVTCGVPTCSLCKVFGAHKDCDVAPLNTIFNKQKTELTDCIAMLVGNNDRIQGVMSQLDETCKTVEENGRRQKSKVCESFDHLYAVLEERKGDMTLKINAEQQEKLDYINGLMRKYREHLENMAKIVETGIQTMEESEMATFLQTAKPLLQNLIAGTNISHLDKVERGYDNMDHYTANFERERRVLLTIDFVKDVEEDEEFEDGEEEVELRRMTGATRTDVSPSAAGPSVVKANPPQPQQQIAPPPLPQRPIETLGVMATLANPQGPARATTPVQFPSLTPTPTATAQASPVHFPTPTTTPVQFPNTNLVNFPSAEPPTQMTSDTASSQQNTDDKDGTKHVFSFSWLNNQK